One part of the Pseudomonas sp. MYb118 genome encodes these proteins:
- a CDS encoding trimeric intracellular cation channel family protein gives MLLMLYLIAITAEAMTGALSAGRRGMDWFGVVLIACITALGGGSVRDVLLGHYPLTWVKHPEYLVLTSIAAMVTVFTARWMRHLRSLFLVLDAVGLVAFTLIGCMTALEMGHGMLVASVSGVITGVFGGILRDIFCNDIPLIFRRELYASVSFAAAWCYMLCIYLQLPGEQAILITLFGGFLLRLLAIRFHWEMPKFVYNDEQ, from the coding sequence ATGCTGTTGATGCTCTACCTGATCGCCATTACCGCCGAAGCCATGACCGGTGCGCTGTCCGCAGGGCGGCGGGGCATGGACTGGTTTGGCGTGGTGCTGATTGCCTGCATCACGGCGCTGGGCGGCGGTTCGGTTCGTGACGTGCTGCTCGGCCATTACCCGCTGACATGGGTCAAGCACCCGGAATACCTGGTGCTGACGTCGATTGCGGCGATGGTCACCGTGTTCACCGCGCGCTGGATGCGTCATCTGCGCTCGCTGTTCCTGGTGCTCGACGCCGTAGGCCTGGTGGCCTTCACCCTGATCGGCTGCATGACCGCCCTGGAAATGGGCCATGGCATGCTGGTGGCCTCGGTCAGCGGGGTGATCACCGGGGTATTTGGCGGCATCCTGCGCGACATCTTCTGCAACGACATCCCGCTGATCTTCCGCCGCGAACTCTACGCCAGCGTGTCCTTCGCGGCCGCCTGGTGCTACATGCTGTGCATCTACCTGCAATTGCCCGGCGAACAGGCGATCCTGATCACCCTGTTTGGCGGTTTCCTGCTGCGCTTGCTGGCCATTCGTTTCCATTGGGAAATGCCCAAGTTCGTCTATAACGACGAACAGTGA
- a CDS encoding RHS repeat domain-containing protein — protein MPDSATASEPGGSPLHSNAFNFSGFLSGGVDPRTGTYTSSLTLGELRSNFLQGPSLPVRLFFNPTQVHDGGFGKGWSLALTRYEVSRGFLTLAGGERYQAKQTPSGLILDELKLKTFKVLCPKSGRFDVVHKSGLIEELEVYAGSGLAVPKRIVSANGAAILFDYQSMGDQPTLSAVRDASRTLLSIERTPGQVTLTLYPGSECAAPFTLKHSGERVNAVQLPDGSAWTLHSEAIGGAECLTEVISPLGAREQIRYEAAGHRLPRGAPQTTIPHVTAHTVFPGLQPAITTHYRYSSSNFLGYDDSDVHWSRNGDSLYQKSPDYRYSSVEMLMEGAKVHRSIKRTYNQYHLLISQVTRCNQSVVSRTVDYHLEPGKPFTGQPAQFRLPRVQTLRYENRQTKAFREEVTTTLFDAWGNLLKHVAANGVVTVSTFYPASGAEGCPADPLGFVRFEKSRTVRAAADLAQAATTQLQFCYRQTGESGKPGCDVVLSQQRFHEHTPAGEVLRLQTDLEYTEMVADPQAYTVLHKYTVRQGGQSCATHFEYLPDDTTLQVQTIQLGFDDTRRESSVSASIINGLKRSEQNEDQGRVDFTYDRLGRESSRTVAAGSEFESRNSSRFKRETKGARTLLTKLHTDANGLRSSTRYDGLGRVIEVEEQDPEQEGDVVFREVYAAKYDVLGQMTGEKKIDWWHGQRQVFNTVYTFDDWGQVSSTLHPDGRRERRDFDPILRKETTWLEGMGKTVTVYNAFGKPDSIERFDTSNNSHGAQRYAYDGLGRCVEQTDPMGNRTTHAYDVFDRLTLSTLPDGTAVQTTYAGHSRESLPVGITVAGHSLGRQVFDGLGRLTLSVVGGRTSRTGYEAGCSQPAWKQRPAGERVEYRYEARLGGVVTQRQAAGLLASYEYHPRLGELTRCVEMGRETRLTYDRAGRLKSETSLVGEDRKSVFYSYSLGGRLLRFIDVLGEPHTTRYDDAGRAQSFAHRALNATFSYNTLSQLVTIEARATQGQGSMSTRLAYDDFGREVSRTFQFGDGVTQVLSSAYTQADKLARKTLRHEQAVLRDEQFTYDSRGRLSLYQCAGTQRPRDAQGREIIRQAYVFDALDNILTLETRFPGGSNLTTFEYSATDPSRLTAIRNSHKDYPAPVTLQYDDNGHLVEDEQGRRLSYDALGRLVRVAGTDKQVIRDFHYDARDQLVELAQPSGKATRRYYRNARQSNDLCGSNSRTSLASAGVLLGQERRGADAGTGLLGVDQQRSVLSETSGTQRSPFAYSPYGHRAVQAASFSMPGFSGELLDPLSGLYLSGNGYRAYSPTLMRFLSPDNLSPFGAGGLNPYAYCAGDPINRVDPTGHFWGAILSGVVSFLGIAASVLTLGVATPLAMVGLAMGVVSGVAAATASVLRAFDAESEAADVFDWISLAGGVASLSTGLGALGKATVHCGRRLGQAFSKGLSPKRAPSASGIGTKTANAGSAASEGFKGNGPWKIKLADPKSISKQLRRAQQHEYDQFKNAIYHKGVDPAEAVRHMGDPNPKFLQHHSKAWKDFQGNRVNRVDMWEARLGGKDRVTYLVDDTDKLVTVLQVGGHT, from the coding sequence ATGCCAGATTCAGCGACTGCCAGTGAGCCTGGGGGCTCACCGCTACATTCCAATGCCTTCAATTTCAGCGGGTTTCTCAGCGGAGGGGTCGATCCGCGTACCGGCACTTACACCTCCTCGCTCACACTGGGCGAGCTCAGGTCCAACTTTTTGCAGGGGCCGAGCCTGCCGGTCAGGCTGTTCTTCAACCCGACCCAGGTGCATGACGGCGGATTCGGCAAGGGCTGGTCCCTGGCGCTGACCCGCTACGAGGTGTCCCGTGGCTTCTTGACCCTGGCAGGAGGCGAACGTTACCAGGCGAAGCAGACACCTTCGGGGCTCATCCTCGACGAACTCAAACTGAAGACTTTCAAGGTTCTCTGTCCGAAATCTGGGCGCTTTGATGTCGTGCACAAAAGCGGGTTGATCGAAGAGCTTGAGGTCTACGCCGGCAGTGGGCTGGCGGTGCCGAAAAGAATCGTGTCGGCCAACGGCGCGGCGATCCTGTTCGATTACCAGTCGATGGGCGATCAGCCGACGCTGTCTGCCGTGCGTGACGCCAGTCGAACCTTGTTGAGCATCGAGCGAACGCCTGGCCAGGTGACATTGACGTTGTACCCAGGCAGCGAGTGCGCCGCGCCCTTCACGCTGAAACACTCCGGCGAGCGGGTGAATGCCGTGCAGCTACCCGACGGCAGTGCCTGGACGTTGCACAGCGAGGCCATCGGCGGTGCCGAATGCCTGACAGAGGTCATCTCGCCCCTGGGCGCGCGCGAGCAGATCCGCTACGAAGCGGCGGGCCATCGGCTTCCCCGTGGTGCGCCGCAGACGACGATTCCGCATGTCACCGCCCATACGGTTTTTCCTGGCCTGCAACCGGCCATCACGACCCACTACCGATACTCGTCGAGCAACTTTCTCGGGTACGACGACAGTGATGTCCATTGGTCGCGCAACGGCGACAGCTTGTACCAGAAGAGCCCGGACTACCGGTATTCCTCGGTGGAAATGCTGATGGAGGGGGCCAAGGTGCATCGCTCCATCAAGCGCACCTACAATCAATACCATTTGCTGATCTCGCAAGTGACCCGCTGCAATCAGAGCGTGGTGTCGAGAACGGTCGATTATCACCTTGAGCCGGGCAAACCGTTCACCGGGCAACCCGCACAATTTCGATTGCCCAGGGTGCAGACGCTGCGCTATGAAAACCGCCAGACCAAGGCTTTTCGCGAAGAAGTGACAACGACCCTGTTCGATGCCTGGGGCAACCTGCTCAAGCACGTCGCGGCGAACGGAGTGGTGACGGTCTCGACGTTCTACCCGGCCAGCGGTGCCGAGGGTTGTCCGGCCGACCCGCTGGGGTTCGTGCGCTTTGAGAAAAGCCGAACCGTACGGGCAGCAGCGGATCTTGCCCAGGCCGCGACGACGCAATTGCAATTTTGCTACCGGCAAACCGGCGAGAGCGGCAAGCCTGGCTGCGATGTCGTGCTGTCGCAGCAACGCTTTCATGAGCACACACCGGCGGGTGAAGTCCTGCGGTTGCAGACTGATCTTGAATACACCGAAATGGTCGCGGACCCGCAGGCCTACACCGTGCTGCACAAATACACGGTGCGCCAGGGCGGGCAGTCGTGTGCGACGCATTTCGAATACCTGCCTGATGACACCACGTTGCAGGTGCAAACGATCCAGCTGGGGTTCGACGATACCCGCCGGGAATCGAGCGTGAGCGCGTCGATCATCAATGGCTTGAAGCGCTCGGAGCAGAACGAGGATCAGGGGCGCGTCGATTTCACGTACGACCGGCTGGGGCGAGAATCGAGCCGAACCGTTGCAGCCGGCAGCGAGTTCGAAAGCCGCAACAGCTCGCGCTTTAAACGGGAGACGAAGGGGGCCCGGACCCTGCTGACGAAACTGCACACCGACGCCAATGGCCTGCGCAGCAGCACGCGTTATGACGGGCTTGGCCGGGTCATCGAGGTCGAAGAGCAGGACCCGGAGCAGGAAGGCGACGTGGTGTTTCGCGAAGTCTATGCCGCGAAGTACGACGTGCTCGGGCAAATGACCGGGGAAAAAAAGATCGACTGGTGGCACGGGCAGCGCCAGGTGTTCAATACGGTCTACACCTTTGATGACTGGGGGCAGGTCAGCAGTACGTTGCACCCCGACGGTCGTCGCGAGCGCCGCGACTTCGATCCGATCCTGCGCAAGGAAACGACCTGGCTGGAGGGCATGGGCAAAACCGTCACGGTTTACAACGCGTTTGGTAAACCTGACAGCATCGAGCGCTTCGATACCTCGAACAACAGCCACGGCGCACAGCGGTATGCCTATGATGGCCTGGGCCGCTGCGTCGAGCAGACCGACCCGATGGGTAATCGCACCACCCATGCCTATGACGTATTCGATCGTCTCACCCTCAGCACGTTACCCGACGGCACTGCGGTGCAGACCACCTACGCCGGGCACTCCCGGGAATCCCTGCCGGTCGGTATCACGGTGGCTGGCCATTCGCTGGGGAGACAGGTGTTCGATGGGCTGGGGCGCTTGACCCTGAGCGTCGTCGGTGGCCGTACCAGCCGGACGGGGTATGAAGCCGGTTGCAGCCAGCCTGCCTGGAAGCAAAGGCCCGCTGGCGAGCGCGTCGAATACCGCTACGAAGCCCGGTTGGGTGGGGTCGTCACGCAACGCCAGGCTGCCGGGTTGCTCGCCAGCTACGAATATCACCCACGGCTGGGCGAACTGACCCGGTGTGTCGAGATGGGCCGAGAAACCCGATTGACCTACGACCGGGCCGGGCGCCTCAAAAGTGAGACTTCCCTGGTCGGCGAAGACCGTAAAAGTGTTTTTTACAGCTATTCCCTGGGCGGTCGCTTGCTACGTTTCATCGACGTGCTGGGTGAGCCGCACACGACCAGGTATGACGATGCAGGTCGTGCGCAGTCATTTGCACATCGGGCGCTGAACGCGACTTTTTCCTACAACACATTGAGTCAACTGGTGACAATCGAGGCCCGCGCCACGCAGGGGCAAGGCTCGATGTCCACGCGTCTGGCCTACGATGATTTCGGGCGTGAGGTGTCGCGAACCTTCCAGTTCGGCGATGGCGTGACTCAGGTCTTGTCCTCGGCCTACACCCAGGCGGACAAACTGGCGCGAAAGACTCTGCGGCATGAGCAGGCGGTGTTGCGCGACGAGCAGTTCACCTACGACTCGCGTGGTCGTCTCAGCCTGTATCAATGCGCGGGCACTCAACGGCCGCGTGATGCCCAGGGCAGGGAGATCATCCGGCAAGCCTACGTGTTCGATGCCCTCGACAACATCCTCACCCTGGAAACCCGCTTCCCCGGTGGCAGCAACCTCACGACTTTCGAGTACAGCGCGACCGACCCGAGCCGATTGACTGCGATCCGTAACAGCCACAAGGACTACCCGGCGCCTGTGACGCTGCAATACGACGACAATGGACATCTGGTCGAGGATGAACAGGGGCGGCGACTTTCCTACGATGCGTTGGGGCGCCTGGTTCGGGTGGCCGGCACGGACAAGCAGGTCATACGCGACTTCCACTACGATGCCCGGGATCAACTGGTGGAGCTGGCCCAGCCGTCAGGGAAGGCCACCCGGCGCTATTATCGAAACGCTCGGCAAAGCAATGATCTCTGTGGTTCCAACAGCCGCACGTCGTTGGCTTCTGCCGGTGTTCTGCTCGGGCAGGAACGCCGAGGCGCCGATGCCGGGACAGGCCTGCTGGGTGTCGATCAGCAGCGTAGCGTGCTGAGCGAGACGTCGGGTACGCAACGTTCGCCTTTTGCCTACAGTCCCTATGGCCATCGGGCGGTGCAAGCCGCTTCGTTCAGCATGCCGGGATTCAGTGGCGAGTTGCTCGATCCGCTGAGCGGTTTGTATCTGTCGGGTAACGGTTATCGGGCTTACAGCCCGACCCTGATGCGTTTCCTCAGCCCCGACAACCTGAGCCCGTTCGGTGCAGGTGGTTTGAATCCCTACGCATACTGCGCAGGCGACCCGATCAATCGGGTCGATCCGACCGGGCATTTCTGGGGCGCGATCCTGAGCGGCGTGGTTTCGTTCCTCGGCATTGCGGCGAGTGTTTTGACATTGGGTGTCGCGACGCCGCTGGCGATGGTCGGGCTGGCCATGGGGGTCGTTTCCGGTGTGGCTGCAGCTACCGCCTCGGTGTTGCGAGCGTTTGACGCGGAGTCGGAGGCGGCGGATGTCTTCGACTGGATCAGTCTCGCAGGGGGTGTGGCCTCGTTATCGACGGGCCTGGGCGCGCTCGGCAAGGCCACCGTGCATTGCGGCCGTCGGCTCGGCCAGGCCTTTTCGAAGGGGTTGAGCCCCAAACGCGCGCCCTCGGCATCGGGTATCGGTACAAAAACTGCGAATGCCGGCAGCGCGGCCAGCGAAGGCTTCAAGGGCAATGGGCCGTGGAAAATCAAACTGGCCGACCCGAAAAGCATCTCGAAACAACTGAGGCGTGCGCAGCAACACGAGTACGACCAATTCAAGAACGCGATCTACCACAAGGGGGTGGACCCGGCCGAAGCGGTTCGGCACATGGGCGACCCCAACCCCAAATTCCTGCAGCACCACTCGAAGGCCTGGAAGGACTTTCAGGGCAACCGGGTCAACCGGGTCGATATGTGGGAGGCGCGGCTCGGTGGCAAGGACCGCGTGACGTACCTGGTCGATGACACCGACAAGCTGGTCACCGTGCTACAGGTGGGTGGCCACACCTGA
- the queG gene encoding tRNA epoxyqueuosine(34) reductase QueG, giving the protein MSAIPTDLPALAQSIKDWGRELGFQQVGISGLDLAEHEQHLERWLEAGYHGEMDYMGAHGSKRSHPDELVPGTLRVVSLRMDYLPGDTEMAKRLAQPEKAYVSRYALGRDYHKLIRKRVQQLAEKIQGVIGPFGYRAFVDSAPVLEKAIAQQAGLGWIGKNTLVLNRKAGSYFFLSELFVDLPLPVDPPHASDHCGKCTACLDICPTNAFVGPYILDARRCISYLTIELKNAIPEELRPLIGNRVFGCDDCQIVCPWNRFAKPSGEGDFKPRHNLDNAELAELFLWDEDKFLSSTEGSPLRRAGYERWLRNLAVGLGNAPSTIQVLEALKARQDYPSEMVREHVEWALRQHSAS; this is encoded by the coding sequence ATGTCCGCCATTCCCACAGACCTGCCCGCCCTCGCCCAATCCATCAAGGACTGGGGCCGTGAGCTGGGCTTCCAGCAAGTCGGCATCAGCGGCCTGGACCTCGCCGAGCATGAGCAGCACCTGGAGCGCTGGCTCGAAGCGGGCTACCACGGCGAGATGGACTACATGGGCGCCCACGGCAGCAAACGCTCGCACCCCGACGAGCTGGTGCCCGGCACACTTCGGGTGGTTTCCCTGCGCATGGACTACCTGCCGGGCGACACCGAAATGGCCAAACGCCTGGCCCAACCGGAAAAAGCCTACGTGTCCCGTTATGCCTTGGGCCGCGATTACCACAAATTGATCCGTAAACGCGTGCAACAACTGGCGGAAAAAATTCAAGGCGTGATCGGCCCGTTCGGCTACCGCGCGTTCGTCGACAGTGCACCGGTGCTGGAAAAAGCCATTGCCCAGCAGGCCGGTCTAGGCTGGATCGGCAAAAATACCCTGGTCTTGAATCGCAAGGCCGGCAGTTACTTCTTTCTCAGCGAATTGTTCGTCGACCTGCCGTTGCCGGTCGATCCGCCGCACGCCAGCGACCATTGCGGCAAATGCACCGCCTGCCTCGACATCTGCCCGACCAACGCCTTTGTCGGCCCCTACATACTGGACGCCCGGCGTTGCATCTCCTACCTGACCATCGAGTTGAAAAACGCCATCCCCGAAGAACTGCGGCCGTTGATCGGCAACCGCGTGTTCGGCTGCGATGACTGCCAGATCGTCTGCCCGTGGAACCGCTTCGCCAAGCCGTCCGGTGAAGGCGACTTCAAGCCACGGCACAACCTGGACAACGCCGAGCTGGCCGAACTGTTCCTGTGGGACGAGGATAAATTCCTCAGCAGTACCGAAGGCTCGCCACTGCGCCGGGCAGGGTACGAGCGCTGGTTGCGCAACCTGGCCGTGGGCCTGGGCAATGCGCCTTCAACGATCCAGGTGTTGGAAGCGCTGAAGGCGCGGCAGGACTACCCGTCGGAAATGGTCAGGGAACACGTGGAATGGGCGCTGCGCCAGCATTCTGCCTCCTGA
- a CDS encoding NAD(P)H-hydrate dehydratase, with product MPHTKDDLPDALYGAAQVRAMDARLIAAGTPGFELMQRAAYATWRALVRRWPNASELTVIAGHGNNAGDGYLVAVLARRGGWTVRVLAAGDPQRLQGDAAQACAEARGEGVDIQAWSANAQLRGIVLDALLGTGLTGEVREPYASAIAAINASHLPVVAVDIPSGLCADTGRVLGVAVRADLTVTFIGLKLGLFTGDAADVIGEVVFNDLQASPAAFDGIASLALRLTAANLPRLAARAPTAHKGRFGHVLLIGGDRGFGGAILLSAQSALRSGAGMVSLATRGEHVPAALARLPEVMVLGTSSANQLMGLLQKVSVLVVGPGLGQSSWGRSLLSAAADAALPQVWDADALNLLAAGQVKLPAGCVITPHPGEAARLLGISTAQVQADRPGAAQALSKKYTAVVVLKGAGSLIASPDGRLAVCHQGHPAMATAGLGDVLAGLLGALLAQGMGAFDAACLGVWLHANAGAQQGNSGRGLAASDLIPAIRQLLEEQAPCLK from the coding sequence ATGCCGCACACTAAAGATGATTTACCCGACGCGCTGTACGGCGCTGCGCAGGTGCGCGCCATGGATGCGCGGCTGATTGCGGCCGGCACGCCGGGCTTCGAGCTGATGCAGCGTGCCGCGTATGCCACCTGGCGGGCGTTGGTCCGGCGCTGGCCGAACGCGAGTGAACTGACGGTGATCGCCGGTCACGGCAACAATGCCGGTGATGGCTACCTGGTCGCAGTGCTGGCCCGGCGGGGCGGTTGGACCGTGCGCGTGCTGGCCGCCGGTGACCCCCAACGTTTGCAGGGCGATGCGGCCCAGGCCTGCGCCGAAGCACGGGGTGAAGGCGTAGACATCCAGGCCTGGAGCGCAAACGCGCAGTTGCGCGGCATCGTCCTCGACGCGTTGCTCGGCACGGGGCTGACCGGCGAAGTGCGCGAACCCTACGCGAGCGCCATCGCCGCGATCAACGCCAGCCATCTGCCGGTGGTGGCAGTGGATATTCCCTCGGGGCTGTGCGCCGATACCGGGCGGGTGCTCGGCGTGGCCGTTCGGGCAGACCTGACCGTGACGTTCATCGGTTTGAAGTTGGGGCTGTTCACCGGCGATGCGGCGGATGTGATCGGCGAGGTGGTGTTCAATGACCTGCAAGCGTCGCCCGCGGCATTCGACGGCATCGCATCCCTTGCGCTGCGCCTGACGGCCGCTAATCTGCCGCGCCTGGCGGCTCGCGCGCCGACGGCCCACAAAGGCCGGTTTGGCCACGTGCTGTTGATTGGTGGCGATCGCGGTTTTGGTGGGGCCATCCTGCTCAGCGCGCAAAGTGCACTGCGCAGTGGCGCGGGCATGGTGTCGCTGGCCACCCGCGGCGAACATGTGCCGGCGGCCCTGGCCCGGCTCCCGGAAGTCATGGTCCTGGGCACTTCGTCGGCCAATCAGTTGATGGGATTACTGCAAAAGGTTTCTGTACTGGTGGTCGGGCCCGGCTTGGGGCAGTCTTCCTGGGGGCGCAGCCTACTGTCGGCGGCGGCTGATGCGGCGTTGCCGCAGGTGTGGGATGCCGATGCGCTGAATCTGCTGGCAGCAGGGCAGGTGAAGCTGCCGGCTGGCTGTGTGATCACCCCGCATCCGGGCGAGGCGGCACGCTTGCTCGGGATCAGTACCGCCCAGGTTCAGGCCGACCGGCCAGGCGCCGCCCAGGCATTGAGCAAAAAATATACAGCGGTTGTGGTGCTCAAGGGCGCCGGCAGCCTGATCGCCAGCCCCGACGGGCGTCTGGCGGTGTGTCATCAGGGCCACCCGGCCATGGCCACCGCCGGTCTGGGCGATGTGCTGGCCGGCTTGCTCGGCGCGCTGCTGGCGCAAGGCATGGGCGCATTCGACGCCGCCTGTCTCGGTGTCTGGCTGCATGCCAACGCGGGGGCGCAACAAGGTAATTCGGGCCGTGGGCTGGCGGCCAGTGATCTGATCCCAGCCATTCGTCAGTTGTTGGAGGAGCAAGCACCGTGTCTGAAGTAA
- the tsaE gene encoding tRNA (adenosine(37)-N6)-threonylcarbamoyltransferase complex ATPase subunit type 1 TsaE, translated as MSEVTLYLADEQAMTAFGARIATTTGGHGLIFLEGDLGAGKTTLSRGIIRGLGHVGAVKSPTFTLVEPYEIGDIRAFHFDLYRLVDPEELEYLGIRDYFEDDALCLIEWPQKGAGFLPKPDLTITISPQGSGRSLKILSQGSRGESWCAALALESN; from the coding sequence GTGTCTGAAGTAACCCTGTACCTGGCTGATGAGCAAGCGATGACCGCGTTTGGTGCGCGTATCGCGACGACCACCGGAGGGCACGGTCTGATTTTTCTCGAGGGGGATCTGGGGGCCGGCAAAACCACGTTGTCCCGGGGCATCATCCGCGGCCTGGGCCATGTTGGCGCGGTAAAAAGCCCGACCTTCACTCTGGTCGAGCCCTACGAAATCGGTGACATTCGTGCCTTCCATTTCGACCTTTATCGCCTGGTTGATCCGGAAGAGCTGGAGTACCTGGGCATCCGCGATTACTTCGAAGACGATGCCCTGTGCCTGATCGAATGGCCCCAGAAGGGTGCAGGCTTTTTGCCAAAGCCTGACCTGACCATTACCATTAGCCCGCAAGGCAGTGGGCGTTCGCTGAAAATTTTGTCCCAGGGCTCGCGTGGCGAGTCGTGGTGTGCCGCTTTGGCATTGGAATCCAATTAA
- a CDS encoding N-acetylmuramoyl-L-alanine amidase yields MMGSGMRFRAMVAAVGMLFLAVTVNAVADTKVNSVRLWRAPDNTRLVFDLSGPVQHSVFTLTAPDRLVIDINGASLGAPLNVSTANTPITAMRSAQRTPTDLRVVIDLKKVVTPKSFTLAPNAQYGNRLVVDLFDNPADAAPIPAPTNVATVAPVPVTPVDPPVKLPPAPAGKRDIIVVIDAGHGGEDPGASGSRGQREKDVVLSIARELQRQVNGMKGFRAELTRTGDYFIPLRGRTEIARKKGADLFVSIHADAAPSTAAFGASVFALSDRGATSETARWLADSENRSDLIGGAGNVSLDDKDRMLAGVLLDLSMTASLTSSLNVGQKVLSNIGRVTPLHKQRVEQAGFMVLKSPDIPSILVETGFISNANEASKLAASSHQQALARSISSGVRQFFQQNPPPGTYIAWLRDSGKIAQGPRDHRVNPGETLAMIAVRYQVSPATLRSANNLKTDELKVGQTLTIPGTELASKE; encoded by the coding sequence ATGATGGGGTCAGGTATGCGCTTTCGCGCGATGGTAGCTGCCGTTGGGATGTTGTTTTTGGCGGTGACCGTCAACGCTGTGGCCGACACCAAGGTCAACAGCGTTCGTCTGTGGCGGGCGCCGGACAACACACGGCTGGTGTTCGACCTCAGCGGCCCGGTGCAGCACAGCGTTTTCACCCTGACGGCCCCGGACCGACTGGTGATCGACATCAATGGCGCCTCCCTGGGCGCGCCGCTGAATGTCTCCACCGCCAACACCCCGATCACCGCCATGCGCTCGGCCCAACGCACGCCGACCGACCTGCGGGTGGTCATCGACCTGAAAAAGGTCGTCACACCGAAGAGTTTCACCCTGGCGCCAAACGCCCAGTACGGCAACCGCCTGGTAGTCGATCTGTTCGACAACCCGGCCGACGCCGCGCCGATTCCTGCGCCGACCAACGTCGCCACCGTCGCACCGGTCCCGGTCACGCCGGTCGATCCTCCGGTGAAACTGCCGCCAGCGCCTGCCGGCAAACGCGACATCATCGTGGTCATTGATGCTGGCCACGGTGGCGAAGACCCGGGCGCCTCGGGTTCGCGCGGGCAGCGTGAGAAAGACGTGGTGCTGTCCATCGCCCGTGAACTGCAACGCCAGGTCAACGGCATGAAAGGCTTCCGTGCCGAACTGACCCGGACCGGCGACTACTTCATCCCATTGCGTGGGCGTACCGAAATCGCCCGCAAGAAGGGCGCGGACCTGTTCGTGTCGATCCACGCCGACGCCGCGCCTTCCACGGCGGCCTTTGGTGCCTCGGTGTTCGCCCTGTCCGATCGTGGCGCCACTTCCGAAACCGCACGCTGGCTGGCCGACAGTGAAAACCGTTCCGACCTGATCGGCGGGGCCGGCAACGTCAGCCTCGACGACAAGGACCGCATGCTCGCTGGCGTGTTGCTCGACTTGTCGATGACCGCCTCGCTGACCTCCAGCCTGAACGTCGGCCAGAAGGTCTTGAGCAACATCGGTCGCGTCACCCCGCTGCACAAGCAGCGCGTGGAGCAGGCTGGGTTCATGGTGCTCAAGTCGCCGGACATCCCGTCGATCCTCGTGGAAACCGGGTTCATCTCCAACGCCAACGAAGCGTCCAAGCTCGCCGCGTCCAGCCATCAGCAGGCCCTGGCGCGCTCGATCAGCAGTGGCGTGCGTCAGTTCTTCCAGCAAAACCCGCCGCCAGGTACCTACATCGCCTGGCTGCGTGATTCCGGCAAGATTGCCCAGGGCCCTCGGGATCACCGGGTCAACCCCGGCGAAACCCTGGCGATGATTGCCGTGCGCTATCAGGTGTCGCCGGCGACCCTGCGCAGTGCCAACAACCTGAAGACCGACGAGCTGAAAGTCGGTCAGACCCTGACCATTCCCGGCACTGAACTGGCGTCCAAAGAATGA